One stretch of Methylopila sp. 73B DNA includes these proteins:
- a CDS encoding protein adenylyltransferase SelO, with translation MTLSIPFDNSYARLPDAFHRRTPPTPVAAPRLVALNRGLADELGLDPEALSGEAGAQAFAGNAVLPGSDPIAAAYAGHQFGQFVPQLGDGRAILLGEVVDRAGVRRDIQLKGSGPTPFSRNGDGRAALGPVLREYLVSEAMAALGVPTTRALAAVTTGEAVHRERKLPGAVLTRVAASHIRVGTFQFFAARRNLEALTALVDHVVARHYPESATRPDRALALLEGVVAQQAALVAQWMHVGFVHGVMNTDNCSIAGETIDYGPCAFLDAYDPKAVFSSIDRHGRYAFANQPAIAHWNLTRLAECLLPLISDDEDRAIAQASEALDGFAPAFEAAYLAGYRGKLGLRTEEADDAELVQDLLDRMAEGLADYTLTFRRLGAVAEGDPAAAARDLFVDPTAFDAWAERYRDRLAREPDDAGARRGRMARANPALIPRNHLVEAALAAAVEDGDFAPFDALRAALSDPYGPEADASPYADAPPVAEAPYRTFCGT, from the coding sequence GTGACCCTCAGCATCCCCTTCGACAACAGCTACGCCCGCCTGCCCGACGCGTTCCATCGCCGGACGCCGCCGACGCCGGTGGCCGCGCCGCGCCTCGTCGCGCTGAACCGGGGGCTCGCCGATGAGCTGGGGCTCGATCCCGAGGCGCTGTCGGGCGAGGCGGGGGCGCAGGCCTTCGCCGGCAACGCCGTGCTCCCGGGGTCCGATCCGATCGCCGCGGCCTACGCCGGGCACCAGTTCGGCCAGTTCGTGCCGCAGCTCGGCGACGGGCGGGCGATCCTGCTGGGCGAGGTCGTGGACCGGGCCGGCGTCCGCCGCGACATCCAGCTCAAGGGCTCGGGCCCGACGCCGTTCTCGCGCAACGGCGACGGGCGGGCGGCGCTGGGGCCGGTGCTGCGGGAGTACCTCGTGAGCGAGGCGATGGCCGCGCTCGGCGTGCCGACCACGCGCGCGCTTGCGGCGGTGACGACCGGCGAGGCCGTGCATCGGGAGCGCAAGCTGCCGGGCGCCGTGTTGACGCGCGTGGCCGCGAGCCACATCCGCGTCGGCACCTTCCAGTTCTTCGCCGCCCGGCGGAACCTCGAGGCGCTGACCGCGCTGGTCGATCACGTCGTCGCCCGGCACTATCCCGAGAGCGCCACGCGGCCCGACCGGGCGCTCGCGCTGCTCGAGGGCGTCGTCGCGCAGCAGGCCGCCCTCGTCGCGCAGTGGATGCACGTCGGCTTCGTGCACGGCGTCATGAACACCGACAACTGCTCGATCGCCGGCGAGACCATCGACTACGGCCCCTGCGCCTTCCTCGACGCCTACGATCCCAAGGCGGTGTTCAGCTCGATCGACCGCCACGGCCGCTACGCCTTCGCCAACCAGCCTGCGATCGCGCACTGGAACCTGACGCGGCTGGCCGAATGCCTGCTGCCGCTGATCTCCGACGACGAGGACCGCGCCATCGCGCAGGCGAGCGAGGCGCTCGACGGCTTCGCCCCCGCCTTCGAGGCCGCCTATCTCGCCGGCTACCGCGGCAAGCTCGGCCTGCGGACGGAGGAGGCGGACGACGCGGAGCTGGTCCAGGACCTGCTCGACCGCATGGCGGAGGGCCTCGCGGACTACACCCTGACCTTCCGCAGGCTCGGAGCGGTCGCGGAGGGCGACCCCGCGGCGGCCGCCCGCGACCTGTTCGTCGATCCGACGGCTTTCGACGCCTGGGCGGAGCGCTACCGCGACCGGCTCGCACGCGAGCCCGATGACGCTGGCGCGCGCCGCGGGCGAATGGCCCGCGCGAACCCCGCGCTCATCCCCCGCAACCACCTTGTGGAGGCCGCGCTCGCCGCAGCGGTCGAGGACGGCGACTTCGCGCCCTTCGACGCGCTTCGGGCCGCGCTATCCGACCCCTATGGCCCGGAGGCCGACGCCTCGCCCTACGCCGACGCGCCGCCGGTCGCGGAGGCGCCCTACCGGACGTTTTGCGGCACCTGA